One Eremothecium cymbalariae DBVPG#7215 chromosome 2, complete sequence DNA window includes the following coding sequences:
- the RTT107 gene encoding Rtt107p (similar to Ashbya gossypii ADL145C): MTASSSVFSCLNLLLIQSADFSRENMDSTIKLLADYGAAKTLIYKPGASSREIDKQEFLRKFPMDIHAIIACNIDFSFYRLAAFDFMIPVVTPSWVHSCVKNARLMRTTGFSPDKTHFMKDCYVYVSSQQFSAAEYELYTSMLTYMGGCCMDYLSTKVTHIITSDPKDQAVLVLKRFNKFEVLTVSSAWLAECFVRQEYVSEAAYLVGSEMSNEEVTALAEKDWKMNSGIWEWSFDILKGHQFYLSMNLLLKSQCYNFIIKLIETMGGRVVRYMDHAEFSIEEADCFLDITTSSGDYKSAKEKGLYCGNLNWLFYMLSMRKFIRPASKLLLSPAKPKIFNRKQLILTFTNYIGQQRYYIQRLVESLGGVSTTELSKKNTHLLSLFPHGKKHNTALKWQGCTVVNHLWLEKCYKLGEQVGLDSEQFSQIPVKGGMANSIGQLALEEEPSIVLTETEQMESQVPLSYKLENIPLKDLSVSGGNIAVDGLNEKPQSSPPPRAMEDNYDRLNTVGDKAQKLQEAEDMFSELEKVMSSGSSNRRKNSRTMTKTSTQTAPVVQQTLGRSETADTTLEEVHDKCSVPLTPSSGRKAKAKAAEKLHSDIESLNEFQKSSKRKTVANLLPEEVAVVKKHKSLEIEAQKILAHVDISKGSKGRQKLPYDIKAVCTSCHDDISELNLEILKQIGIVIHQDIKQDSNCIIAPKKARTAKFLKSFSFRPLKYALIPKFINDVLSIVHSGSGASVLLSLEEYHIPDMDLKVMQKTKIQGKLFERGGLKSVNLSDDIPGGAELISSILKAHGMVTVKSLPKKFQVEDIVKNENTDNSPDYVMIATKASVAKRFAKLCKATDKCAKILLIEWNWCVKAIFNLNVDYEDPEFVITSK; this comes from the coding sequence ATGACagcttcatcatcagtaTTTAGTTGCCTAAATCTTTTACTGATCCAATCAGCAGACTTTTCGAGAGAGAATATGGATTCTACAATTAAATTGTTGGCAGATTATGGTGCAGCAAAAACTCTCATATACAAGCCAGGGGCTTCTTCCCGTGAGATTGATAAGCAAGAATTTTTACGCAAATTTCCTATGGACATACATGCTATAATTGCATGCAATATTGATTTCTCTTTCTATAGGTTAGCTGCGTTTGATTTTATGATACCAGTTGTCACGCCATCTTGGGTCCATTCCTGTGTGAAAAATGCCAGATTAATGAGAACCACAGGGTTTTCGCCAGATAAGACGCATTTCATGAAGGACTGCTATGTGTATGTGTCTAGCCAGCAGTTTTCGGCTGCTGAATATGAGCTATATACCTCTATGCTAACGTACATGGGGGGCTGCTGCATGGATTATCTCTCTACAAAGGTGACGCATATCATTACGTCTGATCCAAAAGACCAAGCAGTACTGGTGTTAAAGAGGttcaataaatttgaaGTACTAACAGTGTCTTCTGCGTGGTTAGCGGAGTGTTTTGTTCGTCAGGAGTACGTCTCAGAGGCTGCCTATTTGGTGGGCTCGGAGATGAGCAACGAGGAAGTTACTGCTCTAGCAGAAAAAGATTGGAAAATGAACTCTGGAATATGGGAATGGTCATTCGATATCTTGAAGGGTCATCAATTTTATTTATCTATGAATTTGTTACTGAAAAGTCAGTGCTAcaattttataataaaacttaTTGAAACCATGGGCGGAAGGGTAGTTCGTTATATGGACCATGCTGAGTTTAGcattgaagaagcagaCTGCTTCCTTGATATCACAACGTCATCTGGTGATTATAAGTCTGCAAAGGAAAAGGGATTATACTGCGGCAATCTGAATTGGTTATTTTATATGCTATCTATGAGGAAATTTATACGACCTGCCTCGAAGTTATTATTGTCTCCCGCTAAACCAAAGATATTTAATAGGAAACAGCTTATATTGACTTTCACAAATTATATTGGCCAGCAAAGATATTATATTCAGAGGCTGGTTGAATCTTTAGGAGGAGTTAGTACGACAGAACTTTCGAAGAAAAACACACACcttttatctttattcCCACATGGTAAGAAACACAATACTGCATTGAAGTGGCAGGGATGCACAGTTGTAAACCATCTTTGGCTAGAAAAATGCTATAAACTGGGCGAGCAAGTGGGGCTTGACTCAGAGCAGTTTTCTCAAATTCCGGTGAAAGGTGGCATGGCAAATAGTATAGGTCAATTAGCTCTAGAAGAAGAGCCATCAATTGTGTTAACTGAAACTGAACAAATGGAATCACAAGTGCCTTTAAGTTATaaacttgaaaatattccacTCAAGGACTTAAGTGTTAGTGGTGGGAATATAGCTGTAGATGGCTTGAACGAAAAGCCACAAAGCAGTCCGCCTCCTCGAGCAATGGAAGATAATTATGACCGTTTGAACACTGTTGGTGACAAAGCACAAAAGTTacaagaagcagaagataTGTTTTCTGAATTAGAAAAGGTAATGTCATCTGGTTCTTCAAATCGGCGTAAGAACAGCAGAACAATGACCAAGACATCAACACAGACTGCTCCAGTAGTACAACAAACATTGGGGAGATCCGAAACCGCTGACACGACTCTTGAAGAGGTGCATGATAAATGCTCAGTCCCTTTAACGCCATCCAGTGGTCGCAAAGCAAAAGCAAAAGCAGCAGAAAAACTACACAGTGATATCGAGTCCCTAAATGAGTTTCAAAAAAGCTCAAAACGGAAAACTGTTGCCAACTTACTTCCAGAAGAAGTAGCTGTTGTGAAGAAACATAAATCTCTTGAAATTGAGGCCCAAAAAATACTGGCTCATGtagatatttcaaaaggTTCCAAAGGTCGCCAAAAACTGCCTTACGATATTAAAGCAGTATGCACAAGTTGTCACGATGACATTAGCGAACTGAATCTCGAAATATTAAAGCAAATTGGCATTGTAATACACCAAGATATTAAGCAAGACAGCAATTGTATTATCGCTCCCAAGAAAGCTAGGACTGCCAAGTTTCTAAAAAGCTTCAGCTTTCGACCATTAAAGTATGCATTGATACCAAAGTTTATCAACGATGTTTTGTCCATTGTTCACTCAGGCTCGGGCGCTTCTGTACTACTATCTCTAGAAGAATACCATATTCCTGATATGGATTTGAAAGTGATGCAGAAAACCAAGATACAAGGCAAGTTGTTTGAAAGGGGTGGCCTAAAATCAGTGAATTTGTCTGACGACATTCCGGGGGGGGCTGAACTAATTTCATCTATCCTTAAAGCTCATGGAATGGTTACTGTAAAAAGCCTGCCCAAGAAATTCCaggttgaagatattgtcAAGAACGAAAATACTGATAATTCTCCTGATTACGTTATGATTGCAACAAAGGCTTCTGTAGCCAAAAGATTCGCCAAATTATGCAAAGCTACGGACAAATGTGCCAAGATATTACTGATCGAATGGAATTGGTGCGTCAAAGCCATTTTTAATCTAAACGTAGATTATGAAGATCCAGAATTTGTGATTACCAGCAAATAG
- the CWC25 gene encoding U2-type spliceosomal complex subunit CWC25 (similar to Ashbya gossypii ADL144C) gives MTLSTVLPSETASNTQTMDLNLLKSWNPQLQKNKSKVREAQKQLLKGVRKPATEPELTKGSLGWMYDGQAKPQKRSRRRRERRKSQKVPEEGSSGSTGAGRISPSKEKTSDDRKADDRKANVA, from the coding sequence ATGACGTTGAGCACAGTTTTACCATCTGAAACAGCATCGAACACACAGACGATGGATCTCAACCTACTAAAATCATGGAATCCACAGCTCCAGAAGAACAAAAGCAAGGTCAGAGAAGCCCAGAAGCAGCTACTAAAGGGGGTGAGAAAGCCAGCAACAGAGCCTGAGTTGACGAAGGGATCGTTGGGCTGGATGTATGACGGCCAAGCAAAGCCTCAAAAGCGATCACGCAGACGCAGAGAACGTCGAAAGAGTCAGAAAGTTCCAGAAGAAGGTTCAAGTGGATCAACAGGGGCTGGAAGGATCAGTCCAAGCAAAGAAAAGACATCTGATGACAGGAAAGCCGATGACAGGAAAGCCAATGTCGCATAG
- the CRM1 gene encoding exportin CRM1 (similar to Ashbya gossypii ADL128C), producing the protein MESVLDFSKDLDIQLLDQIVDTFYKGSGPQQKQAQDTLTKFQDHPDSWQRADKILQFSSNPQTKFIGLSILDKLITTKWKMLPRDHRVGIRNFIVGMIISMCQDDAVFQTQKNLINKSDLTLVQILKQEWPQNWPDFIPELVSSSQSSINVCENNMVILKLLSEEVFDFSTEQMTQAKATHLKNSMSQEFEQIFKLCYQVLDSGSSTSLIVAALQSLLRYLHWIPYRYIYDTDLLALLSTKFLMSPDTRAVTLKCLTEVSQLAIPNDDNKIKQQTVMFFQNTLQQIATEVVPVTADLKSTYTTANGKDQSFLQDFAMFLTTYLARHRPILESDESLRELLLTAHQYLIQLSKIDERELFKTTLDYWHNLVSALYQEIQTVPFNEMNPLLQLSRQITAPSGGAPNPQFLKKFPLKKHMYDNICKQLRWVIIESMVRPEEVLIVENDEGEIVREFVKESDTIQLYKSEREVLVYLTHLDVVDTEEIMLDKLARQIDGSEWSWHNINTLCWAIGSISGTMNEETEKRFVVTVIKDLLALTEQKRGKDNKAVVASNIMYVVGQYPRFLKAHWKFLKTVVLKLFEFMHETHEGVQDMACDTFIKIVQKCKHHFVIQQPTEQEPFIHAIIRDIQKTTEDLQPQQVHTFYKACGVIISDESNAAEKEKLLRELMQLPNMAWDTIVSQSAANPDLLLDPETVKIIANILKTNVSVCSSTEADFYSQLGHIYYNMLQLYRAVSSMISSQVAKEGLISTKTPKVRGLRTIKKEVLKLIEIYISHARNLEEVVKVLVQPLLNAVLEDYMNNVPDARDAEVLNCMTTVVHKVGHMIPDGVILILQSVFECTLDMINKDFTEYPEHRVEFYKLLKEINSKSFNALLQLPPVAFKLFVDAICWAFKHNNRDVEVNGLQIALDLIKNVDKASPSPFSNAFYENFYFTFVSEAFYVLTDSDHKSGFSKQSLLLMKMISLVQDNKIPVPLYKAGEAPEGTTNQVYLANYMANMLSSAFPHLTQEQISGFLNALVKQYQDPAKFSGTLRDFLVQIKEYGGDPTDYLFAEDKEKALAEQNKLEQERASKVGGLLKPSELDD; encoded by the coding sequence ATGGAGTCGGTATTAGATTTTTCCAAGGATTTGGATATTCAATTGTTGGACCAGATTGTCGACACATTTTATAAGGGGTCGGGTCCACAACAGAAGCAGGCACAAGATACGTTGACTAAATTTCAGGATCATCCGGACTCATGGCAGCGTGCAGATAAAATTCTACAGTTTTCGAGTAATCCACAGACCAAGTTTATTGGGTTATCAATTTTAGATAAATTAATTACCACTAAATGGAAGATGCTTCCACGAGACCATAGGGTTGGGATCCGGAATTTTATAGTAGGGATGATTATTAGTATGTGTCAGGATGATGCTGTATTTCAGACACAGAAGAACCTTATTAACAAATCGGATTTGACGTTGGTgcaaattttgaagcaaGAATGGCCACAGAATTGGCCTGATTTTATTCCTGAGTTAGTTAGTAGCTCCCAGAGTTCAATCAATGTATGCGAAAACAATATggttattttaaaattattgtCTGAGGAGgtatttgatttttctaCTGAGCAGATGACTCAGGCGAAGGCAACccatttgaagaattcgaTGTCACAAGAGTTTGAACAAATTTTTAAGTTATGCTACCAAGTTTTAGATTCTGGTTCGTCCACCTCTTTGATTGTTGCCGCATTGCAGTCATTGCTAAGATATCTCCATTGGATTCCATATCGTTACATCTATGATACAGACTTATTGGCTCTTTTGAGTACTAAATTTCTAATGTCTCCAGATACCCGTGCGGTTACCTTAAAATGCTTGACCGAGGTGTCTCAGTTGGCAATTCCAAACGATGATAATAAGATTAAACAGCAAACTGTTATGTTCTTTCAGAATACATTGCAGCAAATTGCCACGGAGGTTGTTCCCGTAACTGCCGATTTGAAGAGCACGTACACTACTGCTAACGGTAAGGATCAATCCTTCTTGCAAGATTTTGCAATGTTTCTAACGACATATTTAGCTCGCCATCGCCCTATTTTGGAGTCAGATGAATCTTTGAGAGAGTTGTTGTTGACCGCTCATCAGTATTTGATCCAATTGTCGaaaattgatgaaagaGAATTATTTAAAACCACTCTAGATTATTGGCACAACTTAGTTTCCGCTTTGTATCAAGAGATTCAAACAGTTCCATTTAATGAAATGAATCCCCTACTACAACTTTCAAGGCAGATTACCGCTCCTAGCGGGGGGGCTCCAAACCCtcagtttttgaagaagtttccATTGAAGAAACACATGTATGATAATATCTGTAAGCAATTAAGATGGGTTATCATAGAATCCATGGTGAGACCAGAAGAGGTGTTGATTGTTGAAAACGATGAAGGTGAAATCGTTAGAGAGTTTGTTAAAGAATCAGACACTATCCAATTGTACAAATCAGAAAGAGAAGTTTTAGTATACTTAACCCATTTAGATGTCGTTGATACCGAAGAGATAATGTTAGATAAATTAGCAAGACAAATTGATGGTTCCGAGTGGTCGTGGCACAACATCAACACTTTGTGCTGGGCTATTGGTTCTATTAGTGGGACTATGAACGAGGAGACTGAAAAACGCTTTGTTGTAACGGTTATCAAGGACTTATTAGCGCTAACTGAGCAAAAGCGTGGAAAGGATAATAAGGCAGTCGTTGCATCGAACATCATGTATGTTGTTGGCCAATATCCCCGTTTCTTAAAAGCTCATTggaagtttttaaaaaccgTTGTTTTAAAACTGTTTGAATTTATGCATGAAACCCATGAAGGTGTTCAAGACATGGCTTGTGACACATTTATCAAAATCGTACAAAAATGTAAGCATCATTTTGTAATTCAACAACCCACAGAGCAAGAACCTTTTATTCACGCAATTATTAGGGATATCCAAAAGACTACGGAAGATTTGCAACCACAACAAGTCCACACTTTCTACAAGGCATGTGGTGTTATTATTTCTGATGAAAGCAATGCAGCagagaaggaaaagttaTTACGTGAATTAATGCAGCTGCCAAATATGGCGTGGGATACCATAGTTTCCCAGTCAGCGGCTAACCCTGATTTATTACTTGACCCAGAAACTGTTAAGATTATTGCGAACATTCTCAAGACCAATGTTAGCGTTTGCTCCTCCACTGAAGCTGACTTCTACTCACAGTTAGGTCATATCTACTATAACATGCTGCAATTATATAGAGCTGTGTCCTCTATGATCTCATCTCAAGTAGCCAAGGAAGGTTTGATCAGTACAAAGACCCCCAAGGTGCGTGGGTTAAGAACTATTAAGAAGGAAGTCTTGAAGTTGATTGAAATTTACATTTCACACGCCAGAAACTTGGAAGAAGTGGTAAAGGTTTTGGTGCAGCCTTTATTGAATGCCGTATTAGAGGATTATATGAATAACGTTCCAGATGCTCGTGATGCTGAAGTTTTGAACTGTATGACTACAGTTGTACACAAAGTTGGCCATATGATCCCAGATGGTGTTATTTTAATCTTACAAAGTGTTTTTGAATGTACTTTGGACATGATTAATAAAGATTTTACAGAATATCCAGAACACCGTGTTGAATTTTACAAGTTACTGAAAGaaataaattccaaatcattCAATGCTTTATTGCAATTACCCCCTGTAGCATTTAAATTGTTTGTTGATGCTATTTGTTGGGCATTTAAACATAACAATAGGGATGTTGAAGTGAATGGTCTACAAATTGCACTAGATTTGATTAAAAATGTTGACAAGGCTAGCCCATCACCGTTTTCAAATGCCTTTTATGAGAATTTTTACTTTACTTTTGTTAGTGAAGCCTTCTATGTCTTAACGGATTCTGACCATAAGTCTGGTTTCTCCAAACAATCGTTAttgttaatgaaaatgatttcTTTAGTACAGGATAATAAGATACCTGTGCCATTGTACAAAGCAGGAGAAGCACCAGAAGGTACCACCAACCAGGTATATCTTGCAAACTACATGGCTAATATGCTAAGCAGTGCATTCCCTCATCTCACTCAAGAACAGATCAGTGGTTTTCTAAATGCTTTAGTCAAGCAATACCAGGATCCAGCCAAGTTTTCAGGGACGCTAAGGGATTTCTTGGTCCAGATCAAAGAATATGGTGGTGATCCAACTGACTACTTGTTTGCTGAAGACAAAGAGAAAGCCTTGGCAGAACAAAACAAATTAGAACAGGAGAGAGCGTCTAAAGTTGGGGGTCTATTAAAGCCTtctgaattagatgatTAA
- the MRPL9 gene encoding mitochondrial 54S ribosomal protein uL3m (similar to Ashbya gossypii ADL129W), giving the protein MLVNSLKMQLRSISTRPKLVAASVASVVQQAAPAINHSPEKAHERRWLPQRCGSLTKKVGMMPYFDPATGNRCAATVLEMNNVEVLMHRTLKDNGYYACQVGYGNKRPDKVSRQMLGHFASKLVNPKEKLAEFRVKSENGLLPLGTLIKPSFFKPGQFLDVVSVSKGKGFAGVMKRHGFKGLNASHGVSLAHRSGGSYGQNQTPGRVLPGKKMPGHMGVQQVTIQNVMVLNVDDALGVVIVKGSIAGPKGTIVKIQDAIKAPPPAV; this is encoded by the coding sequence ATGTTAGTGAATTCACTTAAAATGCAGCTGAGGTCTATATCCACGAGACCTAAACTGGTGGCTGCAAGCGTTGCATCAGTGGTGCAACAAGCTGCACCTGCGATAAATCATAGTCCAGAAAAAGCTCACGAGAGACGTTGGCTACCGCAACGATGTGGCTCACTGACTAAGAAAGTAGGAATGATGCCATATTTTGATCCAGCAACTGGTAACCGTTGTGCAGCGACAGTGTTAGAGATGAACAACGTTGAAGTCCTTATGCACAGAACCTTGAAAGACAATGGATATTATGCATGCCAAGTGGGCTATGGCAATAAGCGCCCAGATAAAGTATCAAGACAAATGCTGGGTCATTTTGCTTCTAAATTGGTAAATCCAAAGGAGAAGCTTGCTGAATTCAGAGTGAAGAGCGAAAATGGCCTGTTACCATTGGGGACTTTAATTAAACcatcatttttcaaaccaGGCCAGTTCCTTGATGTTGTATCTGTTAGTAAAGGTAAGGGATTTGCAGGTGTAATGAAGCGTCACGGATTCAAGGGTTTAAATGCATCACATGGTGTTTCTCTAGCCCACAGAAGCGGTGGATCTTATGGTCAAAATCAAACGCCTGGTAGGGTTTTGCCTGGGAAAAAGATGCCTGGGCATATGGGTGTGCAACAAGTAACCATACAGAATGTTATGGTATtaaatgttgatgatgcACTTGGTGTTGTGATAGTGAAAGGTTCAATTGCTGGCCCCAAGGGAACTATTGTGAAGATCCAGGATGCCATCAAAGCCCCACCACCTGCTGTATAA
- the MRPL6 gene encoding mitochondrial 54S ribosomal protein uL6m (similar to Ashbya gossypii ADL130W), producing MSFISRRCFSVAKTLCSHIGSSPLYLTQETKFSISQLSQPKVIRKGKNTLKLSKSVIVEGPLGAITMDVPDFVNFEHSTSTGKIDISVTDSNDKIQKSMWGTVRSNLANHITGVNEGHMAFLRFVGTGYRAQLENDGKFVNVKVGASIMQGLPVPDGITVKSPTSTSLIIEGCNKQQVCLFAACLRKFHPPEPYKGKGIYVNDETIKLKDKKIK from the coding sequence ATGTCATTCATATCACGGAGATGCTTTTCAGTGGCTAAGACACTATGCTCCCATATTGGCTCTTCGCCATTATATTTGACACAAGAAACCAAGTTTTCCATCTCGCAACTCTCACAACCAAAGGTGATCAGGAAAGGGAAAAACACTTTAAAGCTCTCCAAGAGTGTTATAGTTGAAGGTCCACTTGGTGCTATAACCATGGATGTTCCAGACTTTGTCAACTTTGAGCATTCCACATCTACAGGCAAGATTGACATTAGCGTTACTGACAGCAATGataaaattcaaaaatcgATGTGGGGTACGGTTAGGTCTAACTTAGCAAATCACATCACTGGTGTAAACGAAGGCCATATGGCATTTTTAAGGTTTGTTGGTACCGGTTACAGAGCTCAATTGGAGAATGATGGCAAGTTTGTCAATGTCAAAGTCGGTGCTTCAATAATGCAAGGTCTACCCGTACCTGATGGGATCACTGTTAAATCTCCAACATCGACTTCCTTGATTATAGAAGGTTGCAATAAGCAGCAAGTCTGTTTGTTTGCTGCATGTTTGAGGAAGTTCCATCCTCCAGAACCGTATAAAGGTAAGGGTATCTATGTGAACGATGAAACAATtaaattgaaagataagAAGATCAAATGA
- the IMP3 gene encoding snoRNA-binding rRNA-processing protein IMP3 (similar to Ashbya gossypii ADL131C), producing the protein MVRRLKYHEQKLLKKVDFHDWKQDQGHRDTQVMRTYYIQDREDYHKYNKICGDIRRIANRLSLLPPTDPFRVKHEQLLLEKLYQMGILTTKSKISNLENKVTVSAVCRRRLPVIMHKLKMAETLKDAVKFIEQGHVRVGPNLITDPAYLVTRNMEDYVTWVDSSKIKKTVLRYRNQIDDFNDA; encoded by the coding sequence ATGGTTAGAAGGCTTAAATATCATGAACAGAAGCTGTTAAAGAAAGTCGATTTTCATGACTGGAAACAAGACCAAGGTCATCGTGACACGCAGGTAATGCGTACATATTACATCCAGGATCGTGAGGATTATCATAAATACAATAAGATATGTGGTGACATTCGACGTATAGCTAACAGATTATCGTTGTTACCCCCTACGGATCCGTTTAGGGTCAAACACGAACAGCTGCTTTTAGAAAAGTTATATCAAATGGGTATTTTAACAACGAAATCCAAAATTAGCAATTTGGAGAATAAAGTCACGGTATCAGCTGTCTGTCGTCGCAGATTGCCTGTTATTATGCATAAATTGAAGATGGCGGAAACTCTGAAGGATGCAGTGAAGTTCATCGAACAAGGCCATGTACGTGTAGGTCCAAATTTGATAACCGATCCGGCTTATCTGGTTACAAGAAATATGGAAGATTATGTTACATGGGTTGATTCATCGAAGATCAAAAAGACTGTTTTACGTTATAGAAACCAGATCGATGATTTTAACGATGCTTGA